Proteins from a genomic interval of Fusarium oxysporum Fo47 chromosome I, complete sequence:
- a CDS encoding HotDog domain-containing protein, whose amino-acid sequence MSHKLVELFWLDETHVTGARGPSTWLAVGHLPPIIRVVPTWRISEDYKPQQLSTLVGHSGRLAAQACKRFARPTQSRSYATGAATAAAGGAFKRAAGMLLAGVGASTAGGFGTWYTMHSNGMGFHSDEESLRRFVANHEEAKMVEETINKHPLVAELRANPELTESRPHMKMPGSYRSRSLTGGALIGEGKMPVPPYAWMAPKGKQLVSIAYVGDDLCGHPGIVHGGFLATMLDEGLGRCSFGALPHNIAVTANLNVDYRKPTPAGSFLVLRAETYKVEGRKAWVRGHIELLAEPGEKPTIVAEAQALFISPKYAAVSYICRVIPIS is encoded by the exons ATGTCTCACAAGCTCGTCGAGCTATTCTGGTTGGATGAGACTCACGTCACAGGTGCTAGGGGTCCTAGCACATGGCTGGCAGTTGGACATCTTCCCCCGATTATCAGAGTCGTGCCAACTTGGCGCATTTCAGAAGACTACAAGCCACAACAGCTTTCCACTTTAG TTGGTCACAGTGGACGTCTTGCAGCGCAAGCTTGCAAACGGTTTGCTCGTCCTACGCAGTCCCGCAGTTATGCGACTGGAG CAGCCACAGCAGCCGCTGGTGGCGCTTTCAAGAGAGCAGCAGGTATGTTGCTCGCTGGCGTAGGCGCAAGCACAGCAGGCGGTTTTGGAACATGGTACACGATGCATTCGAACGGCATGGGCTTTCACTCGGACGAAGAGAGCCTGCGACGCTTCGTCGCTAACCACGAAGAGGCGAAGATGGTGGAAGAGACGATCAACAAACACCCGCTCGTTGCAGAGCTCCGCGCCAACCCCGAACTCACCGAATCGCGGCCGCACATGAAAATGCCCGGATCATACCGAAGTCGGAGCCTGACAGGAGGAGCGCTCATCGGCGAGGGGAAAATGCCAGTACCACCGTACGCCTGGATGGCGCCCAAGGGCAAACAACTTGTGTCTATAGCATACGTCGGTGACGACCTGTGCGGCCACCCTGGCATTGTACATGGTGGCTTTCTGGCGACTATGCTGGATGAGGGCCTCGGACGTTGCTCCTTCGGTGCGCTGCCTCACAACATCGCAGTTACAGCAAACCTCAATGTCGACTATCGCAAACCCACACCAGCGGGAAGCTTTCTGGTTCTTCGAGCGGAGACATACAAGGTGGAAGGCCGCAAGGCCTGGGTTCGGGGCCATATCGAACTGCTGGCCGAGCCTGGCGAGAAGCCGACGATAGTGGCCGAAGCGCAAGCACTATTCATCTCGCCAAAGTATGCTGCGGTAAGTTATATATGTCGTGTGATACCGATATCCTAG
- a CDS encoding 107-domain-containing protein (nuclear pore protein 84), with protein MAPVEAEKFLSYEAGPEVEEFANALDDCLSPPLSNEERRERILDLPRKYYENALRRLAQVRPRMMRNGQDDVDMDADDDVANSNPASAELVKRLEREAQTWDLLRRLLPLRYASSDNGQSASKTEQSSVDSGDLFKSFLASDSSARERQAVIQWLQSNASSGPDIDELAHELQQNADRGDIIAHGWLHTRSSIKLRKSVTAWPHLLDRQSPAIATSFHTSDGSPLVTQLDPDAATRQGRKLEPQDEYFERAIWLGCWEHLRRGSSLDTIREWCQERTEMWRAISTSAILLSADDSQEVTDTKPASLALWRRMCFSLSRSGGCDDYERAVYGVLSGDIPSVEKVALTWDDFLFANYNALLRTQLDNYILGQCPADVASNLTQSFPSFDAVQFHGEPRTVDMRLIRALEANPQIKDEANEPNKALQASLISKEIGQHLYQQGLIISSGANQNESTLYRSKPSKLEVNKERFFQSTQHYGLRIVAHIYLLINLMDKLNSKDDSLAPAFSPPEMRRSQQNLIAGYANYLRLAEFHELIPLYCSILEPPRSYEVLSYNLIHENEASRRLLQLRLIRKAGIDVLGFVKTQAWLLFDDLGPVQHGCPAKEGFSIIEPGPPTSRSGRPVRPDFFGDDERFVDQAHENLIRSLEWLVLVQETWPNVLSMGTKIYKFFLRNMHLSAARQLMKRVPFSEVLHAATEESGDEMELYEDIPEFWARQLDRRGIRDVTPQQALSDARNFRELENLVRALDSLETVASLAELTNEYAKNENAGAGTAMMLTRYRDQKKKREFWNAIGDEVKNTKENMQPLLKNWLLVGIEEGDQELRDLRQAYLPETVLAYVGTLHFAGTGLSRDNLLECMELASIIAERDSDLSVAFLEAGRMKELVEVFAASSKALAISTGEKRTASTGSKKLREMGWSRDLCKERTGATTAMTSLAADMQGATPPVLPPKPGSHETSRIATPTSSGVPPPSEGRIPPNTVNHAPASIPDPGDQWLPKILQEKSKQDLAELLGNPTLLNALTHSPESIHPSLLVSHQALSAALNENIELAGQLTDMEARLSHQRASTQAQLLSTHTLERQWRQKQSDMDHALAPFSPAALYQQLGQGVQEQASVCEAMEESFLDGEGEGVSATEREVTDWVSDPTWYRSPALTSYDTESYAEHLLRPCRRVPQIRPL; from the exons ATGGCACCTGTCGAGGCCGAGAAATTCCTATCTTATGAAGCCGGGCCCGAGGTCGAAGAGTTCGCCAACGCGCTCGACGATTGtctctcccctcccctcTCAAACGAAGAACGACGAGAACGAATTTTAGACCTACCTAGAAAATACTACGAGAATGCCCTTCGACGCCTAGCACAGGTTCGACCGCGCATGATGCGCAATGGACAAGACGATGTCGATATGGATGCAGACGACGATGTTGCTAATAGCAACCCTGCATCAGCAGAGCTTGTCAAACGTCTCGAGAGGGAAGCGCAAACATGGGATCTATTACGCAGGCTCCTTCCACTGAGATATGCTAGTTCTGATAACGGGCAGAGCGCTTCCAAAACCGAGCAGAGCTCCGTGGATTCAGGAGACCTGTTCAAGAGTTTCCTCGCTAGTGATTCATCAGCGCGCGAACGACAAGCAGTCATACAATGGCTTCAGAGCAATGCTTCTTCAGGACCGGATATCGACGAGCTTGCGCATGAACTCCAGCAAAACGCCGACCGTGGAGATATCATCGCTCACGGCTGGCTTCACACTCGCTCCTCAATCAAGCTTCGGAAGAGCGTAACAGCCTggcctcatcttctggatcGCCAGTCACCAGCTATTGCGACCTCATTTCACACCTCAGATGGCTCACCTCTGGTGACACAGCTGGATCCAGACGCTGCGACTCGTCAGGGACGAAAACTTGAACCGCAAGATGAGTATTTTGAGCGTGCCATTTGGTTGGGTTGCTGGGAACACCTCCGCCGAGGATCAAGCTTGGACACTATCCGTGAATGGTGCCAAGAACGAACCGAAATGTGGCGGGCTATTTCGACCTCTGCGATACTTCTTTCAGCCGACGACAGCCAGGAAGTGACCGATACTAAACCAGCATCACTTGCTCTGTGGCGACGAATGTGCTTCAGCTTGTCTCGATCTGGTGGCTGTGATGACTATGAGCGTGCGGTATATGGTGTCCTATCAGGAGACATCCCGAGCGTCGAGAAAGTTGCCCTGACCTGGGATGATTTTCTTTTCGCGAACTACAATGCATTGCTACGCACACAGCTTGACAACTATATACTTGGACAATGTCCAGCCGACGTTGCTTCAAACCTCACACAATCCTTTCCTTCATTTGACGCTGTTCAATTTCACGGTGAGCCAAGAACAGTTGACATGCGTCTGATCCGAGCTCTGGAAGCCAACCCTCAGATCAAAGACGAAGCGAACGAACCCAATAAGGCGTTGCAGGCATCATTAATTTCCAAGGAAATTGGTCAACATCTTTATCAGCAGGGCTTGATCATTTCTTCTGGCGCAAATCAAAACGAGTCAACACTCTACAGATCAAAGCCTAGTAAGCTTGAGGTAAATAAGGAGAGGTTCTTCCAGTCTACGCAGCACTACGGCCTACGGATCGTCGCACATATCTatctcctcatcaacctcatggATAAGCTGAACTCGAAGGACGATTCTCTCGCCCCTGCCTTTTCTCCTCCTGAAATGAGACGTTCCCAACAGAACCTCATTGCCGGGTACGCGAATTATCTTCGCCTTGCCGAGTTTCATGAGTTAATACCTCTTTACTGTTCGATTTTGGAACCCCCTCGGTCATATGAGGTGCTTAGCTACAACCTCATTCACGAAAATGAGGCGAGCCGACGTTTACTACAACTCAGACTTATTCGGAAAGCTGGCATCGACGTACTGGGGTTTGTCAAGACTCAGGCATGGCTTCTGTTCGATGATTTGGGTCCGGTGCAGCATGGATGTCCTGCCAAGGAAGGATTTAGTATCATTGAGCCTGGCCCACCTACTTCACGCAGCGGTCGTCCTGTGAGACCCGATttctttggtgatgatgaaagatTCGTTGATCAGGCACATGAGAACCTCATCCGATCACTAGAgtggctggtgctggtgcaAGAAACATGGCCCAACGTGTTGTCTATGGGGACCAAGATCTACAAATTCTTTTTGC GCAATATGCACCTCAGCGCTGCTCGCCAGCTGATGAAGCGAGTTCCATTTTCAGAGGTACTTCATGCAGCTACGGAAGAAAGCGGCGATGAGATGGAGTTATACGAAGACATTCCCGAGTTTTGGGCTAGACAACTTGATCGGAGAGGTATTCGTGATGTGACACCGCAACAAGCACTCTCAGATGCCCGAAATTTCCGCGAACTAGAGAATCTGGTGCGAGCCCTGGATAGCTTGGAGACAGTCGCGTCGTTAGCCGAGCTTACAAATGAGTACGCAAAAAATGAAAACGCTGGAGCAGGCACGGCCATGATGTTAACGAGATACAGggaccagaagaagaagcgagagtTCTGGAATGCTAttggtgatgaagtcaaGAACACAAAAGAAAACATGCAGCCTCTTCTCAAGAACTGGCTCCTGGTGGGCATCGAGG AAGGTGATCAAGAACTACGAGATCTCCGTCAGGCTTATCTCCCCGAAACAGTTCTAGCATACGTTGGCACGCTGCATTTTGCTGGCACTGGCTTGTCTCGAGACAACCTCCTCGAGTGTATGGAGCTTGCTTCCATCATTGCAGAGCGCGACTCAGATCTGTCGGTTGCATTCTTAGAAGCTGGAAGAATGAAGGAGCTGGTGGAAGTCTTTGCTGCCAGCAGCAAGGCATTGGCCATCAGCACTGGTGAAAAGAGAACCGCGAGCACTGGCAGCAAGAAGCTGCGAGAGATGGGTTGGTCCCGGGATCTGTG CAAAGAGCGCACCGGGGCGACAACTGCAATGACAAGCCTCGCAGCTGATATGCAGGGCGCAACTCCTCCTGTTCTTCCTCCCAAGCCTGGCAGCCATGAGACGAGTCGCATTGCGACACCGACCTCATCAGGCGTGCCTCCACCATCCGAAGGCCGCATCCCTCCCAACACTGTAAACCACGCGCCAGCATCAATTCCCGACCCAGGCGACCAATGGCTCCCTAAGATTCTACAGGAAAAGTC AAAACAAGACCTGGCTGAACTGCTTGGAAACCCGACTCTCCTCAACGCATTAACGCACTCTCCTGAATCCATTCACCCTTCCCTGCTTGTATCGCATCAAGCTCTATCCGCCGCGCTCAACGAAAACATCGAGCTAGCTGGCCAACTCACAGACATGGAAGCTCGGCTATCCCATCAGCGCGCATCGACACAGGCACAACTTCTCTCAACACACACTCTCGAGCGACAATGGCGCCAGAAGCAGTCTGACATGGATCACGCGCTAGCGCCTTTTTCACCAGCAGCTTTATACCAGCAGCTGGGACAGGGCGTCCAGGAGCAGGCATCGGTGTGCGAGGCTATGGAGGAGAGTTTCCTCGacggagaaggagaaggagtaTCGGCGACGGAGAGGGAGGTTACTGATTGG GTATCCGATCCTACCTGGTATAGATCACCAGCGCTTACGAGTTACGACACAGAATCATACGCTGAACATTTGCTTCGGCCCTGTAGACGCGTACCCCAGATTCGTCCTCTTTGA
- a CDS encoding uncharacterized protein (domain of unknown function-domain containing protein) → MALKDDVEAKPACHPRACAIQNCLTSNGYNEAKCRTAIKRLYECCEAFYERYGEDASTVSCPKPNLLRLKMKQLREEAK, encoded by the exons ATG gCTCTGAAAGATGATGTCGAGGCCAAGCCTGCTTGTCACCCACGTGCA TGTGCAATTCAAA ACTGTCTTACCAGCAATGGCTACAATGAGGCCAAATGCCGAACTGCAATCAAGCGACTTTACGAATGCTGTGAAGCATTCTACGAACGTTACGGCGAAGATGCGTCTACTGTGAGCTGCCCGAAGCCCAATCTGCTCAGGCTCAAAATGAAGCAACTCCGGGAGGAAGCTAAATGA
- a CDS encoding adenylyl-sulfate kinase — MATNITWHPSLSRKERNETRGQRGLTIWLTGLSASGKSTVATALEQHLLHLGVAAYRLDGDNVRFGLNKDLGFSEADRNENIRRISEVAKLFADSSTIAITSFISPYRADRKVARDLHEQATQGGDEPIPFVEVYVDVPLEVAEQRDPKGLYKKARAGEIKDFTGISAPYEEPENAEITIKTHENSVEECVAQIVQWLNEKGYLNKK; from the exons ATGGCTAC CAACATCACCTGGCACCCTTCCTTATCGCGCAAGGAGCGCAACGAGACCCGTGGCCAGCGCGGTCTCACCATCTGGCTGACTGGTCTCTCTGCTTCTGGCAAGTCCACTGTCGCCACTGCGCTTGAGCAGCATCTCCTTCACCTCGGCGTCGCTGCCTACCGTCTCGACGGCGACAATGTCCGCTTCGGACTGAACAAGGACCTTGGCTTCTCCGAGGCTGACCGAAACGAGAACATTCGCCGCATCTCCGAAGTCGCCAAGCTCTTCGCCGACTCTTCGACCATCGCCATTACCTCTTTTATCTCTCCCTACCGAGCGGATCGCAAGGTCGCCCGTGATCTGCACGAGCAGGCCACACAGGGTGGCGATGAGCCAATCCCCTTCGTCGAAGTCTACGTTGATGTGCCCCTCGAAGTTGCCGAGCAGCGTGATCCCAAGGGTCTTTACAAGAAGGCTCGCGCTGGTGAGATCAAGGATTTCACCGGCATTTCTGCTCCGTACGAGGAGCCTGAGAACGCTGAGATCACTATCAAGACTCACGAGAACTCAGTTGAGGAGTGTGTTGCTCAGATTGTTCAGTGGCTCAATGAGAAGGGTTATCTCAACAAGAAATAG